A single Cygnus atratus isolate AKBS03 ecotype Queensland, Australia chromosome 11, CAtr_DNAZoo_HiC_assembly, whole genome shotgun sequence DNA region contains:
- the FAM219B gene encoding protein FAM219B isoform X1 has protein sequence MATGGGGGPGAAGREGAGRGRAPPRGESRRPSTRGSDGAERRGPYLLCRPPAGHAKLQRPREPAKAAPRWHGLLGGPPAKAAAKRSARSRGGYVALSQVAEDSLVSPSSGSDGELESRGSSGYSSAEVNQELSRQLLQDGYHLDEVPDDEDLDLIPPKPAAAPCPWCFGDSLCCVLQ, from the exons ATGGCgacgggcggcggcggcgggcccggggctgcgggccgggagggggcggggcggggccgggcg cCGCCCCGGGGCGAGAGCAGGCGGCCGAGCACTCGGGGCAGCGACGGGGCGGAGAGGAGGGGGCCCTACCTGCTCTGCAGGCCCCCCGCCGGCCACGCCAAGCTGC AGCGGCCGCGGGAGCCGGCGAAGGCGGCGCCGCGATGGCacgggctgctgggggggcccCCGGCGAAGGCAGCGGCTAAAAG GTCCGCGAGGTCCCGCGGGGGCTACGTGGCGCTCAGCCAGGTGGCAGAGGACAGCCTGGTGTCGCCCAGCTCGGGCAG CGATGGGGAGCTGGAATCGAGGGGCTCCTCCGGCTACTCCTCCGCCGAG GTGAACCAGGAGCTGAGccggcagctgctgcaggacggCTACCACCTGGACGAGGTCCCTGACGACGAGGACCTGGACCTCATCCCCCCGAAACCCGCCGCCGCCCCGTGCCCGTGGTGCTTCGGGGACTCCCTCTGCTGCGTGCTCCAGTAG
- the FAM219B gene encoding protein FAM219B isoform X2, producing MATGGGGGPGAAGREGAGRGRAPPRGESRRPSTRGSDGAERRGPYLLCRPPAGHAKLQRPREPAKAAPRWHGLLGGPPAKAAAKRSARSRGGYVALSQVAEDSLVSPSSGSDGELESRGSSGYSSAEASPGEPGAEPAAAAGRLPPGRGP from the exons ATGGCgacgggcggcggcggcgggcccggggctgcgggccgggagggggcggggcggggccgggcg cCGCCCCGGGGCGAGAGCAGGCGGCCGAGCACTCGGGGCAGCGACGGGGCGGAGAGGAGGGGGCCCTACCTGCTCTGCAGGCCCCCCGCCGGCCACGCCAAGCTGC AGCGGCCGCGGGAGCCGGCGAAGGCGGCGCCGCGATGGCacgggctgctgggggggcccCCGGCGAAGGCAGCGGCTAAAAG GTCCGCGAGGTCCCGCGGGGGCTACGTGGCGCTCAGCCAGGTGGCAGAGGACAGCCTGGTGTCGCCCAGCTCGGGCAG CGATGGGGAGCTGGAATCGAGGGGCTCCTCCGGCTACTCCTCCGCCGAGGCAAGTCCAG GTGAACCAGGAGCTGAGccggcagctgctgcaggacggCTACCACCTGGACGAGGTCCCTGA